The DNA sequence gctgggcttttatatatatatataaattcctttcacatagagaggaagagagatggaaggagagagagagagtaacatccgtgtgagggagaaacatcaaccggCTGCCTTCCGGACACACCATGACTGGAAAAGGAACCCGCATactgatatgtgccctgactgggaatcgaatccaagACCCTTGGATACACAGAACGATGTTCCAGCAAACTGAGCCACATTGCCCAGGGCattctgtggtttttaaaaacaaaaatttccagTGTTTTTTGAAGAACAGGCTACAGAGCAGAAGCACAGTGGCTGTTAGAAGTAACTCTCACCCTTTTATTTTACCATATGTATCTTCAAATACATTTGTTCACCCAGTTTTCTGTCATGCTTTCTATTTAGTTCTTCTTTATTTGGTGTTCCATATTACTGTTTGTCTTCTTTATAGTCTTGTTCCCATATTCTGTGGTGGTATTTTCTTCCTGAATATCtgtctacttactctgggatggGAAAAGATTCTCTGTCTTCGATTCTGTCATCTTGCTGATGTCACTCTCAGAGATCTTTTTGCTGTGATCTCATTTGTGCTTTGTTGTCCTACCATAGTGCTGACGATCCATCTTTTcagtatttcttttaatatttgcaTCATTGCCTGGccagcttagtggttgagcatcaaactgtgaaccagaaggtcacgggtttgattcacGGACCGGGCATATGCTCAAGTTGAGGGCTCgttccctagtggggggcatgcaggaatcagccaatcaacgattctctatcatcattgatgtttctccctctctctctccctctcccttcctctctgaaatcatgaaaatatattttacaaaaagattTGCATTGCCCTAGCctttggtcggcaaactgcagcgtgcgagccacatgcggctccttggcctctggagtgtggctcttccacaaaattaggAATAcgctaattaagttaataacagtgtacctacctatatattttaagttgaaaaaattcggctctcaaaagaaatttcagttgttgtactgttgatatttggctctgttgactaatgagtttgccgaccactgccctagccagtttggctcagtggatagagcgttggcctgtggactcaagggttccaggttcgattctggtcatgggcacatgccgtgttgcaggctcgatcctctaTAGGGgacgtgcatgaggcagccaatcaatgattcttatcattgatgtttctctctcccttcctttttgaaatcaataaaaacatatataagaaaataaaataaccttaaaaaaaaaagatttgcagCATTTATCCCACCAAATGGCTCAAGAGGGATGTAAGAGGCAGAATCCTTTGTGCATCACAGAAGAAACATGACTTTATTAATGACGGGGTGGACTCAGAGGAGGTCTTTCTTTGTGAAGAGCTATGGGGGTGGTTTTGAACGCCTGGGCTTTGTTACATTCGTATCTAGGAATCCATTTTATTCTACAGTGTTTTGTTACCATTGCTCACTCCTCACCCAATTCTACTACTTCTTGCTTAATATTGACATTTTGCCAAGGACGCAGTTTTAATACTGATAATTCTATTCAGATTCCCAGCCTGTAGATAACCTAATCTCTCTAAACTTTGCACCTCTACCTCTTTCACGCTTCTCTCTTTCCTGCAGTCCAACGTTGGTCCATACCTGCAGAGCCTGAGATTGCACTGTATTATTATATTGACACTGAACATCCTGTGCTCTAATACAGTTGATTTGTATGGGTTTGAGCACATTGAAATTATCCTACACAGACACACATGAAAGGTCTTAAAGGAAACCGTTTGTAAAGGAACAACTAGCAGATCCTACCTCTCTTCTTTGTGTCTCGTCCTGGGCTTCTGTCCCCCCTTGCTGAGATGTTCATCATCCACCGACCTTTGGGGTCACGTTATGTATAACAGCCATTTCCTCAGAGTCTAACTCACTCGTCTTAAAAACCATTAAATGGAATCATATCCGGTCATGATGGATAAACACGTGTGAAGATATTCTGTTTTTATGAGGTCAACATGTACTTCACCAGCGTTTCCTTTTCttcaggttgctgctgtggagcagaTAATGTGGAGGAACCTACTGAACAGAAGGTTTCTGTAAGAATGAAACAGGCAAGGAATTCCAAGATGGCCTTGTCTACCCAGAAGAGCCACCCCTGTGAGAGCTGTGAACTCGTCTTGGGAAACATTTTCCACTTGCTGGAGGGGCAGGGAACACAACACGGACAGATACTGTTGAGGTGTGGGGCATGTGCACAAGGATTTTATTTCAGTGCACAATTACACCAACAGCATGTGAGAGAGACTTTCAATACAGGTGTGGACAGGAACTCACTTGCAAACAGCAGCAATTTCAATGTGTCCCAAAATCGTTTCACGTGCGGGGAGGTTGGGCAGAGTGTCCTTACCGGGTCAGGACCTCTCCACCTAAAGACTACTCTCACCAGGGACAGTCCAAATGCTATTTCAACGTGTGGGATGATGTTTCAAAGGAGAAGAAATTATTACACCAGCAAAGAATGTAACAAAGACATTAGTTGCACCCACACGTTTATTCAGGAAAAGGGTGTCCATGCTGGAAGTCAGCGTTTTGTGGTCCCTCATTGtggaaaatattttaccaaattttCTAGCTCTCATTATCAACAAAGAGGTTACAGTGGAAAaaagccttatgagtgcagtgaatgtgggaaagcttttaccAGTAGAAATGGCCTCCgctatcatcagagagttcacagtggagaaaagccttatgaatgcagtgaatgtgggaaatcttttaccagtaGCACTGACCTTCgtcgtcatcagagagttcacactggagaaaggccttatcagtgcagtgaatgtggaaaagctTTTAGCAGTAGGAACAGCCTAGGTGATCATCAAGTtttgcacactggagaaaggcctcatAAGTGTAGTGAGTGTGGGAAAGCTTTTACCAGTAGCAATGGCCTCCATTATCatcacagagttcacactggagaaaggccttatcagtgcagtgaatgtgggaaatcttttaccaagAGCACTGGCCTTCgtcgtcatcagagagttcacactggagaaaagccttttaaatgcagtgagtgtgggaaatcttttacaagAATTGATAGCCTTCTCATTCACCGGAgatttcacactggagaaagtccttatgagtgcagtgaatgtgggaaatcgtTTACCAGGAACAGTGGCCTCCGTAATCATCAAAGttttcacactggagaaaggccttatgagtgccctgaatgtggaaaatcttttaccaCTAACACTCACCTTCatagtcatcagagagttcatacaggcGAAAAGTATTATAAATgcactgaatgtgggaaatcttttacagGTAGCAACGGTCTTCAATATCATCAGAGAACTCACACTGGAAAAGCCATTTTGAGTGCAATTAATGTGAGATATCTCTCAGCCTAATTTGTAAATTAGCTCTGAACAGAAGAATCCGAATGTGAAAAATTTCTTAGCTGTGTAGGAAATGTCGTTCTTAATTAGGTCTTAACGATTGTATAAGAAAATACGTGAAGTCTGAATTATATCTCATACATTTAATCACATATATTATGTGACATCCTCACAACTATTTTTGCTGTTGAGTTTACTTGTTTTTATGTTGGAAACATATGTAGCTCTGTTGCACTGTCTAACATATAGGGATGTCTTGCCAGGTCTATGTCATTGCACATTTCTGTTGCTGAAGGTATTTCACCCGAACCACCTATAAGGTCTGTACAGATGGCATCACTTACCATCCTCATGTGCCCAGGGAAGCTAACtctgttgtctaatttgttgaagaaaatgaggaataCCTGAGCCCTTGATTCTTAATTGTTTTCCTTCTCACCAGTTGGCACGAAGGACTGATTCATGTTGGCCCAGAAAACATAGTATTGCAGAGGGACTGCCATTCTCAAGATCACTCTTTCCCTAGATGCCGTTTATTGAGTGCATTAGTCATCAATGCAAGAATTGCCAGTCTCATGTCtctttcctttgtaaaataatgAAGGCTTTTTCCTAAGGCTTCTTTAATCTTGGGTGTTCTATTTAGTCTGTGGGTTAGCTTATAAGGAGATCTGGGTTCCCTAAGTATGATGAGGTGAAAAACTCTTATGGGGTCTCAAATATTCTTTGCTTTTCAGGGAACAATATGGTGCAGAAATTAGCTCAGCAGCATTTGCCAAATTGACATTGCTGCCCATATTTTCCTAGGAAACACTGTGGCCTCTGTAGTCCTCATGTGCAGATGGATGCTTTGGGACACAGAGATCACTCCATAAAGGGGGTAGCTGTGACAACATCAAGTATGTTTTCCAGCAGcgtgaatttttttcttattttcaagagGTGCCCATACACTGGAAGGTAATCTCTTCTCCAGGACTTCCAGAGGGCCATGTGCCCTAATGCCTGCAATTCCATGGGCAATGGTCACTGGTGGGAGGACCATCACAGTTAGGAGAAACCCTTTCACTGCAACAACACTGACCTAATGAGTTTTGCAGGGGACTGCAGCCAATTAGATGGAATTTTTCTCATCTAAATGTGCATCCAGAaacgtttctttttttttttttaatgtattttattgattttttcacagagaggaagggagagggatagagttcgaaacatcgatagagaaacatcgatcagctgcctctgcaaacccgctactggagatgtgcccgcaaccgaggtacatgcccctaacaaccagaatcaaacctgggacccttggagtctgcaggacgacgctctttccactgagccaaaccagttagggccagaaaCGTTTCTAAGATAAAGACTACAGGAGCGGTGTGTACACAGATGTGAGGATCTGCAGGCATGTTTGTCTTCTATGGACACAGTCGTTGTCATTGAACATAATCAAGGGGTTTTGTGGCTTCCTGTATCCTCTCAGATGTTCACCTCAGAGCCATGGGTGCGCTggcagaaaaggaaggacaaaggcAAAGGCTGTCTGTAGTTTAGGGATGTGGCTTGTGTGATTCAGCCAGCATTCTTATTGGTTTGGGTGAAAGTTCTTCATTGCTTGTTACATTTTCTATCACTGAGGAGATATTCTCGCCCAGAGGGCATAAGGTGGTGGATTGAATATAGATTTGCCAAACgtatttttccaatatatttgAATTTACGCGTTTTTAAATCTTGAAACATTTTTGAAAGCTATAATGAGTAAAATACATGTTTAGTATAGTATTTCGTAAATTTTCTTGTGTGCCTGAAACTGAAACCATCATTAC is a window from the Eptesicus fuscus isolate TK198812 chromosome 21, DD_ASM_mEF_20220401, whole genome shotgun sequence genome containing:
- the LOC103297705 gene encoding zinc finger protein 239-like, whose protein sequence is MFQRRRNYYTSKECNKDISCTHTFIQEKGVHAGSQRFVVPHCGKYFTKFSSSHYQQRGYSGKKPYECSECGKAFTSRNGLRYHQRVHSGEKPYECSECGKSFTSSTDLRRHQRVHTGERPYQCSECGKAFSSRNSLGDHQVLHTGERPHKCSECGKAFTSSNGLHYHHRVHTGERPYQCSECGKSFTKSTGLRRHQRVHTGEKPFKCSECGKSFTRIDSLLIHRRFHTGESPYECSECGKSFTRNSGLRNHQSFHTGERPYECPECGKSFTTNTHLHSHQRVHTGEKYYKCTECGKSFTGSNGLQYHQRTHTGKAILSAINVRYLSA